GCGTTTCTGGTGCTGGCGTCCTATGGGGTATTCCTGCTCAACGACCGCTATGACATCGATCCTCTGCTGGCAGGACTTCTGATCACGCCGCTGTTCTTCGTGTTCGGCCTGGTCGCCTATCGGATTTACTACGAAATCTTCGAGAGGCGCGGCAGCGATGCCGCCGTCCGCGGCATCGCGTTCTTCTTCGGCATCGCCTTCATCATCGAGGTGCTGATCATCCTGCAGTTCGGCGTCGACCAGCAGTCGGTCTCGGCGAGCTATATCGGCAAGGCCTGGCGGTTCGGTGAGTTCCGGATCCCGATCCGGCAACTGGTCGCGTTTGCTGTCGCGCTGGGGCTGACGGTCCTGCTGGCGGTGTATCTGTCGAAAACCTTCATGGGCCGGGCGATCCGCGCCGTGGCGCAGGACGAGGAGGCGCTGCGGCTGATGGGCGCCAACCCGGTCCGGATCAAGCAATTCGCCTTCGGCATTGCCACGGCCGTGCTCGGCATGGCGGGCGCACTCCTGATCATCGTGGCGCCGGTCGAGCCGACGCTGGACCGCGCCTATATCGGGCGCACGTTCTGCGTGGTCGTGATGGCTGGGCTCGGCAGCATGACCGGCACGCTGGTTGCCGCCATCATCCTCGGCGTTGCCGAAACCATCGTGCTCACGCTGTTCGGGGCCTCCTGGGCGCCGGCGATCTCGTTCGCGATGCTGCTCGCGGTGCTCGCCATTCGGCCGCAAGGTTTGCTCGGCAGATGACCACACGACGCAACAGCATCGCCTTCTGGGCCGGCATCGCGGTCTTTCTCGTCGCCGTCATGGCGATGACGCAGATCGTCCGCAACGAATATCCGTTCTTTGCCGGCTATGTGATCCTGCAGTTTATCGTGCTCTCGGTCGCCTGGAGCATCCTCGGCGGCTATGCCGGTTACGTCAATTTCGGCACCAACGCCTTCTTCGGCGTCGGGGTCTACACCGCGGTGGCGTTGTTCAAGGTGTCCGGCGCGCCGCTCGTGGTGCAGATCGCCGCGGCCGCGGTCGTCGGCATGCTGCTCGGGCTTGCGGTCGGCCTGCTGACCTTGCGCATGCGGGGCATCTTCTTTTCGATCGCGACGATTGCGCTGGCGATCATCATCGAGACCACGGTCATGAACTGGCGGTTCGTCGGCGGCGCTGCCGGCATCCAGTTACAGCGGCCGCCGGTGATGGCGCCGTTCGACAGTTACGTGAAGATGCTGTTCTTCGTGCAGGGCGTGCTGGTGGTGATTGCGGTGGCGATCGCGCGCTATATCCAGAATTCCCGGATCGGCCGCGGCCTGCAGGCGCTGCGGGACGACGAACTCGCGGCGGAATGCACCGGTGTGCCGACGCTTAAACTCAAATTGGTCGCCTGCATGATCTCGGGCGCGCTGATCTCCGCGGCCGGCGCGCCGGCGGCGATGTATCTGCAATATGCCGACCCGTCGTCGGCCTTCAATCTCAGTTATTCGGTCTCGGTGCTGGCGATGGCGCTGATCGGCGGCACCGCGCACTGGATCGGCCCGGTGCTCGGGGCGATCCTGCTCGGCACCACGCAGCAGCTTCTGGCCGTCACCATCTCGTCCGAAGTCAACGTGCTGGTGCTCGGCATCATGCTGGTCGTGTTCGTGGTGGCGGCGCCCAAGGGCATTATCGGGCTGCTGCGGCCGCGCTACCGGTTGCGCGCGGGGGGCAGGACATGACGCAAGGTATCCCGTCAGTCGACGCGCCTCTGCTGCGGATCGGCAGCCTGACCAAGACCTTCGGCGGCTTCACCGCGCTCGACAATATCAGCGTCGATATCAGGAAAGGTGAGCGCTTCGGCCTGATCGGACCGAACGGTTCCGGCAAGACCACGCTGATCAACTGCATTTCCGGCGCGTTGCGTCAAAATGCCGGCAGCGTGATGTTCTGCGGCGAGGACATCACCCAATTGCCGCCGCACCTGCGCGCGCGCCGTGGCATCGCACGCTCTTTCCAGATTCCGCGGCCGTTCAAGAGCATGACGGTGCTGGAAAACCTCATGGTCGGCCTCGACTTCGCGTCAGCGCCCGGCGCTGCCGCCGCGGCCTTGCCGGAGGAAGAAGTCGCGATGTCGATCCTCGCGCGGATGGGGCTGGCGGCCAAGGCCGGCGCGCCGACCGATACGCTGAGCCAGGTCGAATTGCGCAAGATGGAGCTTGCGCGCGCCATGGCGATGCGCCCGAAGCTTTTGATTTCCGACGAAGCCATGGCCGGGCTGTCCCATTCCGAAGTCGACGAGGTGCTGGACCTCCTGATCAGCCTCGGCGACGAGGACATCACCATCATCATGATCGAGCACATCATGCAGGCGGTGATGCGCTTTTCGAAGCGGATGATGTGCCTCGATGCCGGCAAGATCATCGCCCTCGGCGCGCCGGACGAGGTGATGGCGAACCAGCGGGTGCAGGAGGCCTATCTTGGCACTTAGCCTCGCCATCGACGGCCTCCACGCCGGCTACGGCGCCGTCAAGGCGCTGCGCGGCGTCACGCTCGACGTCGAGGCCGGCGAGACCGTCGCGCTGCTCGGCACCAACGGCAACGGCAAGAGCACGTTGATGAAGTGCATCATGGGCCTGATCCGGCCGGAGCGCGGCGGCATATCGCTGACCATCGACGGCGTGGCGCATGACCTGACCAAACTCTCGACCGAACAGATCGTCGATCTCGGCGTGGCGCTGGTGCCGGAGGGGCGACGGCTGTTTCCCAAGCTGACGGTCACGGAAAACCTGATGCTCGGGGCCTTCCGCAAGGTCGCCCGCGGCACCATCGACCGGAACATCGCGCTGGCTTTCGAAACTTTTCCGGTATTGAAGGAGCGCGCCAACCAGCTTGCCGGCACCATGTCCGGCGGGCAGCAGCAGATGCTGGCGATCGCACGCGCGCTGATGTCGTCGCCGCGGCTCTTGCTGATCGACGAGCCGTCGGTCGGGCTGTCGCCGCTTCTGGTGTCGCAGACCATCGCCAAGATCGGCGAGCTCAAGGCGCGAGTCGGCCTGACGGTGCTGATGGCGGAGCAGAATTTCAATCAGGCCATCCGGATTGCCGACCGCGGCTACATCATCGTCCATGGCGAGATCGCGGTCGCGGCCCGGTCGGTCGACGAGTTGAAGGCCAACGACATCGTCAAGCGGCTCTATCTCGGCGGCGTCGCCTGACTGGTATGACCGCAGGATGAATTTGCTGGCGATGATTTGATCGTCTGCCGGTTTTACAGTCTCGCCTGCCGCTATCGGGTGCGCCATAATCCCTCCATCGCGCGAGTGCGCAGGCGACAAACGAGGGCAGCAATGAAGATCGACGACGTCAGGCGAACCGCTTATTCGATGCCGCTGACCAACCCGGCGTTTCCGCCGGCGCCCTATCGCTTCTTCAACCGCGAATATTTCATCATCACCTATCGCACCGATCCGGAGGCGCTGGCCGCCGTGGTGCCGGAGCCGCTCGAAATCGCCGAGCCGCTGGTCAAATACGAGTTCATCCGCATGCCTGATTCAACCGGCTTCGGCGACTACACCGAAACCGGGCAGGTGATCCCGGTGCGCTACAAGGGCGAGGACGGTGGCTACGTTCATTCGATGTACCTGGACGACGAAGCACCGATTGCCGGCGGCCGCGAGCTCTGGGGCTTTCCGAAGAAACTGGCGTCGCCTAAGATCGCGGTCGAGAGCGACGTGCTGGTCGGCACGCTGCATTACGGCTCGGTGCTCTGCGCCTCCGCCACCATGGGCTACAAGCACCGCGAGATCGACCACGACGCGGTGCTGAAGTCGATGAAGGCGCCGAACTTCATGCTGAAGATCATTCCGCATGTCGACGGCAGCCCGCGGATATGCGAACTGGTGCGCTATTATCTCGAGGACATCGCGCTGAAGGAGGCGTGGACCGGGCCGGGCGCGCTCGGCCTGTTTCCGCACGCGCTGGCCGACGTCGCGCGGCTGCCGGTGCGCGAAGTGGTTTCAGCCACGCATTTCAAGGCGGACCTGACGCTCGGGTTGGGGACGGTGGATTTCGATTATCTGGCGAAGTGACAGCAGTCATTCCGGGGCGATGCGAAGCATCGAACCCGGAATCTCGAGATTCCCCGGGGTGCAATTGCACCCCTGAGGTCTGGTCCTGCGGACCATCCCGGAATGACAACCAACCCCCTCAGTGCGCGCCCTTCAGCGTGCAGGAGGTGGAGCAGGTCGTGGTCACGCCGCGCTCGCAGGCGATGCAGACCGCGACGCACTGCTTCATGTCCTTGGGATTGTAGGCGCTGTAAAGCTGCCTGGTGCAGCTTTCGATCGAGCCGGTGACGTCGTTGTCGGGGGTGCAGGCCGCCAATGCGGCTGCGCACAGCACGATTGCGATGATGGCGCGCATGTTGCTCGCTCCGCTGAGGGAGCCGTCGCTCAAATGGAGCTGCGGCGACGGGCCTTGGCCCCCGCAAGAAATTCACCCCTCAGGATGGCGCGAACAGATTAAGCGACCGTTACGGCAGAATGCGCGGCGGGATCGGTAGTTCCACGCGGCCGATTGGCAGTCCCGGATGTGCGGCGCACACCCGGGATGATCTTCGGGTTCCCTAACGCACCAGCACGTTGCGGAACTGCCAGGGATCGGATGTATCGATGTCTTCCGGGAACAGGCCGGGCCGGTCCGATAGCGGCGTCCAGTCGGTGTAGTAGCCCTTCACCGGGCCGAGATACGGCATCTGGATTTCCAGCAGACGATCGAAATCCATCTCGTCGGCTTCGACGATGCCTTCGTTCGGGTTTTCCAGTGCCCACACCATGCCGCCGAGCACGGCGGAGGTCACCTGCAGGCCGGTGGCGTTCTGATAGGGTGCGAGTTTGCGGGTCTCTTCGATGGAGAGCTGCGAGCCGTACCAGTAGGCATTGTTGTCATGGCCGAACAGCAGCACGCCGAGTTCGTCGATACCGTCGACGATTTCGTCCTCATCGAGGATGTGGTGCTTTTCCTGCATCTTCGCTGCGCGGCCGAACATTTCATGCAGCGACAGCACGGCATCGTCAGCCGGATGATAGGCATAGTGGCAAGTCGGCCGATAGATCGTCGTGCCCGATGCGTCACGCACCGTGAAGTAATCGGAGATCGAGATCGACTCGTTGTGGGTGACGAGGAAGCCATACTGCGCGCCGCGGGTCGGGCACCAGGTGCGCACGCGCGTGTTGGCGCCGGGCTGCATTAGATAGATGGCTGCGCCGCAGCCAGCCTCGTGGGTATGCGCATTCTCGGGCATCCATTTTTCATGGGTGCCCCAACCGAGTTCGGACGGCTGCACGCCTTCCGACAGGAAACCTTCCACCGACCAGGTGTTGACGAATACGTCCGGCTCTTTCGGCGACTTGGAGCGCTGGGTGTCGCGTTCGGCGATGTGGATGCCCTTGATGCCAGCCTGCCGCATCAAGTCCGCCCATTCGGCTTTGGTCTTCGGCTTGGGGGCATTGAGCTTCAGATCAGCGGCGACATTGAGTAGCGCCTGCTTGACGAAAAAGGAGACCATGCCGGGATTGGCGCCACAGCAGGAGACGGCCGTCGTCGAGCCCGCGGGGCGCGCCTTCTTGGCGGCCAGCGTCACTTCGCGAAGGGCGTAGTTGGAGCGCGCTTCCGGGCCCTTCGAAGCATCGAAATAGAAGCCGAGCCAGGGCTCGTTGACGGTGTCGATATAAAGAACGCCAAGTTCGTTGCAGAGCTCCATGATGTCGGTAGAACCGGTATCGACCGAGAGATTGACGCAAAAACCCTGGCCGCCGCCTTCAGTGAGCAACGGGGTAAGCAAGTCGCGATAATTGTCCTTGGTCAGGCCCTGCTGGATGAATCTGACATTGTGCCTCTCGCAATGTGCCTTGCGGCCCTCGTCCTTGGGATCGATCACGGTGATGCGCGACTTGTCGTAATCGAGATGCCGCTCGATCATCGGCAATGTGCCTTTGCCGATGGAGCCGAAGCCGATCATGACAATGGGGCCGGTAATTTTCGCGTAGATCTGCGATGTGGGGGAAGGGGACATTGGCATTGGACTCCGGGAGAGAAGGCGAGCGCGCAAAAAGGCGCGTTCAGGGAAGGCAAGGTTGCAGTGGCTGGGGTGATCGTTGCCGATCGGTGTCAGGCGGTCAATTGGGTCCGCGAACGTCCAGGACGGTGAGCGATCGCTGTTCGCCCGACGGCGTTTCGAAGCTGATGGCCTGTCCGGCCGACAGCCCGATCAGCGCGGCGCCGATCGGGGTCAGAACCGAGACGCGGCCGGCGTCGATGTCAGCCGCGTTCGGATAGACCAGCGTGACCTGCTTCTGCAAGCCCGTCGCGTCGTCGCGGAAGGTCACTTCGGATTCCATCCCGACGATTCCCGGGAGCGGCGCCGTATCGGGAACGACCGTCGCGCGTTCGATTTCCCGGGCGAGGAATTCGGCCGTGGCCGAAAAGGTCTCGGCGGAAGCGTCGGCGAGATGGCCGAGCCGTTCGCGCTCCGCCTGTCGGATCTTGATGGGAGGAAGCTGTGTGCGAGGCAAATGGGGCATGGTTTTTCACGGTTATTCGGACGCGTCATGCCGACGGCATGAAGCGATCAATACTGGACAGGTGTGACGTTGCGGTGAGTTTAAATCGCAGGCAATCGAAAACCCGGACGGGGCAAAGCTCTCCGTCCGGGCTACCTTCCTGCGAGAAGGTGACCGGCGCGCAGCAACAATCGTTTGCTATGCAGGCTCATCATGATGTCCTGAACCTAGGTGCGTTGCCGGCAAAGTCAACCGGCGAGGCGATGTGGTATTCGGTCGCGTAACCAGCCGACCGGCGGATTTCAGGCGCGGCGCTTGGCCGTGACTTCGATTTCAACTTTCATCTCCGGCTTCAGGAGAGCTGCGACGACCAGCAGCGTCGCGGCCGGCCGGATGTCGCCGAGGACCTCGCCGCAGACGGCGAAGTGGGCGTCCGCATCCGCAGCATCGGTGAGGTAGTAGGTGGCGCGGACGATGTCGGCCATCGCGAAGCCGCCCTCTTTCAGCGCGGCCTCGATGGTCTTGAAGCAGTTGCGTGACTG
The Bradyrhizobium sp. KBS0727 genome window above contains:
- a CDS encoding branched-chain amino acid ABC transporter permease, whose protein sequence is MDLLLGAVVLGVLLGCFYAAVSVGLSVSFGLLDVPHVAHPAFLVLASYGVFLLNDRYDIDPLLAGLLITPLFFVFGLVAYRIYYEIFERRGSDAAVRGIAFFFGIAFIIEVLIILQFGVDQQSVSASYIGKAWRFGEFRIPIRQLVAFAVALGLTVLLAVYLSKTFMGRAIRAVAQDEEALRLMGANPVRIKQFAFGIATAVLGMAGALLIIVAPVEPTLDRAYIGRTFCVVVMAGLGSMTGTLVAAIILGVAETIVLTLFGASWAPAISFAMLLAVLAIRPQGLLGR
- a CDS encoding branched-chain amino acid ABC transporter permease, which translates into the protein MTTRRNSIAFWAGIAVFLVAVMAMTQIVRNEYPFFAGYVILQFIVLSVAWSILGGYAGYVNFGTNAFFGVGVYTAVALFKVSGAPLVVQIAAAAVVGMLLGLAVGLLTLRMRGIFFSIATIALAIIIETTVMNWRFVGGAAGIQLQRPPVMAPFDSYVKMLFFVQGVLVVIAVAIARYIQNSRIGRGLQALRDDELAAECTGVPTLKLKLVACMISGALISAAGAPAAMYLQYADPSSAFNLSYSVSVLAMALIGGTAHWIGPVLGAILLGTTQQLLAVTISSEVNVLVLGIMLVVFVVAAPKGIIGLLRPRYRLRAGGRT
- a CDS encoding ABC transporter ATP-binding protein, whose amino-acid sequence is MTQGIPSVDAPLLRIGSLTKTFGGFTALDNISVDIRKGERFGLIGPNGSGKTTLINCISGALRQNAGSVMFCGEDITQLPPHLRARRGIARSFQIPRPFKSMTVLENLMVGLDFASAPGAAAAALPEEEVAMSILARMGLAAKAGAPTDTLSQVELRKMELARAMAMRPKLLISDEAMAGLSHSEVDEVLDLLISLGDEDITIIMIEHIMQAVMRFSKRMMCLDAGKIIALGAPDEVMANQRVQEAYLGT
- a CDS encoding ABC transporter ATP-binding protein produces the protein MALSLAIDGLHAGYGAVKALRGVTLDVEAGETVALLGTNGNGKSTLMKCIMGLIRPERGGISLTIDGVAHDLTKLSTEQIVDLGVALVPEGRRLFPKLTVTENLMLGAFRKVARGTIDRNIALAFETFPVLKERANQLAGTMSGGQQQMLAIARALMSSPRLLLIDEPSVGLSPLLVSQTIAKIGELKARVGLTVLMAEQNFNQAIRIADRGYIIVHGEIAVAARSVDELKANDIVKRLYLGGVA
- a CDS encoding acetoacetate decarboxylase; this encodes MKIDDVRRTAYSMPLTNPAFPPAPYRFFNREYFIITYRTDPEALAAVVPEPLEIAEPLVKYEFIRMPDSTGFGDYTETGQVIPVRYKGEDGGYVHSMYLDDEAPIAGGRELWGFPKKLASPKIAVESDVLVGTLHYGSVLCASATMGYKHREIDHDAVLKSMKAPNFMLKIIPHVDGSPRICELVRYYLEDIALKEAWTGPGALGLFPHALADVARLPVREVVSATHFKADLTLGLGTVDFDYLAK
- a CDS encoding homospermidine synthase translates to MSPSPTSQIYAKITGPIVMIGFGSIGKGTLPMIERHLDYDKSRITVIDPKDEGRKAHCERHNVRFIQQGLTKDNYRDLLTPLLTEGGGQGFCVNLSVDTGSTDIMELCNELGVLYIDTVNEPWLGFYFDASKGPEARSNYALREVTLAAKKARPAGSTTAVSCCGANPGMVSFFVKQALLNVAADLKLNAPKPKTKAEWADLMRQAGIKGIHIAERDTQRSKSPKEPDVFVNTWSVEGFLSEGVQPSELGWGTHEKWMPENAHTHEAGCGAAIYLMQPGANTRVRTWCPTRGAQYGFLVTHNESISISDYFTVRDASGTTIYRPTCHYAYHPADDAVLSLHEMFGRAAKMQEKHHILDEDEIVDGIDELGVLLFGHDNNAYWYGSQLSIEETRKLAPYQNATGLQVTSAVLGGMVWALENPNEGIVEADEMDFDRLLEIQMPYLGPVKGYYTDWTPLSDRPGLFPEDIDTSDPWQFRNVLVR
- the rnk gene encoding nucleoside diphosphate kinase regulator — encoded protein: MPHLPRTQLPPIKIRQAERERLGHLADASAETFSATAEFLAREIERATVVPDTAPLPGIVGMESEVTFRDDATGLQKQVTLVYPNAADIDAGRVSVLTPIGAALIGLSAGQAISFETPSGEQRSLTVLDVRGPN
- a CDS encoding RidA family protein; translated protein: MPRRLISTGSPFEKTAGYSRAVIDGDFAFVAGTTGYDYATMTMPADVTSQSRNCFKTIEAALKEGGFAMADIVRATYYLTDAADADAHFAVCGEVLGDIRPAATLLVVAALLKPEMKVEIEVTAKRRA